The genomic interval AAAGCCCGAGTTTGTTGCAATGTAATGGAGTTCCTAGTCGCCGAAGAAATCGAGAAGCAGCTCAAATTTGTTCCTGCACGGTTAGCTAAGTACTTAAATGTACAGGAGATATCTGCTTTTGCGTTGAATCGCTTACCTGCTTTGTATGCAACTAGCGAACGTGGCTGGCGACAACAATGCATTAAAGGTAAACGAGATTATGGGGAGAAAATCAAACATGCCGTGCGT from Cyanobacteriota bacterium carries:
- a CDS encoding late competence development ComFB family protein, encoding MSSFWIIHAGLKVVAMVTNKARVCCNVMEFLVAEEIEKQLKFVPARLAKYLNVQEISAFALNRLPALYATSERGWRQQCIKGKRDYGEKIKHAVR